One Cyanobacterium sp. T60_A2020_053 genomic region harbors:
- a CDS encoding Na+:solute symporter: MQVIDWIVVLLYLIITMAVGIYLSGKASKSLEDFFVSGRTLPWWLAGTSMAATTFSIDTPLYICGVVASRGIAGNWEWWSFGFAHVVLIYIFARLWRRSELVTDAELTEIRYGGKMAAILRATKAFLFAVPINCIGIGYAMLAMVKVVSALQLWESLGLDVGDSGKLWSVIFVSIFVLIYAGFAGLWGVVVTDFFQFFLALLGAFLVAFYAVNHVGGMRELVSQVQEITEIDVLAFVPLVKGANGWQWSDFAGISLTTFSAYMLVQWWSFRRSDGGGEFIQRLVAAKNEAEAEKAAWFFNILNYMVRTWPWLIVALAGLVIYPNLDDPELAYPLLMLEFLPPIVLGLVVASLIAAFMSTVSTSINWGASYLTNDLYLRFFKPSASQAELVLMGRLASVLVTVVGAVAAFFAQDIATVFRLVIAIGTGPGLVLILRWYWWRINAVAELTAMVTGFIIGLVSTIPNLNLFPADFGLRLMMISGITAVMWITAMFLTPPESEETLTKFYLRVRPAGLGWQRQQEATGVQPIQNLGLDLQRVVAGVMILFGAMLAIGGFLLFKSLTAWVSLVVGALGYFWLRRLNKRGRAPFPRPGS, from the coding sequence ATGCAAGTTATCGATTGGATTGTAGTATTATTATACTTAATAATTACCATGGCAGTGGGGATATATTTATCGGGAAAAGCCTCAAAAAGTTTAGAGGATTTTTTTGTGTCCGGGCGCACGTTGCCGTGGTGGTTAGCTGGTACAAGTATGGCAGCGACTACTTTTTCCATTGATACCCCTTTGTATATTTGCGGTGTGGTGGCTTCTAGGGGCATTGCCGGAAATTGGGAATGGTGGAGTTTTGGCTTTGCCCATGTGGTGTTAATTTATATTTTCGCTCGGTTGTGGAGACGCTCCGAGTTAGTCACGGATGCGGAGTTAACGGAAATTCGTTACGGTGGCAAAATGGCGGCAATTTTACGCGCTACGAAGGCTTTTTTATTCGCTGTGCCGATTAACTGTATTGGTATTGGTTACGCTATGTTGGCCATGGTTAAGGTGGTGTCTGCTTTGCAGTTATGGGAAAGTTTGGGCTTAGATGTGGGAGATAGTGGCAAGTTATGGAGTGTAATTTTTGTTAGTATTTTTGTTTTAATTTATGCTGGTTTTGCTGGTTTGTGGGGAGTTGTCGTCACGGATTTCTTTCAATTTTTCTTGGCTTTATTGGGTGCTTTTTTGGTGGCATTCTATGCTGTCAATCATGTGGGGGGAATGCGTGAGTTAGTCAGTCAGGTGCAAGAAATAACAGAAATTGACGTTTTAGCCTTTGTGCCGTTGGTGAAGGGCGCTAATGGTTGGCAGTGGAGTGATTTTGCCGGGATTAGCCTAACTACGTTTTCGGCTTATATGTTGGTGCAGTGGTGGAGTTTTCGCCGCAGTGATGGGGGAGGGGAGTTTATTCAGCGTTTGGTGGCGGCTAAAAATGAGGCTGAGGCGGAAAAAGCGGCTTGGTTTTTTAATATCCTCAATTATATGGTGAGGACTTGGCCTTGGCTTATTGTGGCGTTGGCTGGTTTGGTGATTTATCCTAATCTTGATGATCCTGAATTGGCTTATCCTTTATTGATGTTAGAATTTCTCCCCCCGATTGTTCTTGGTTTGGTGGTGGCTTCTTTGATTGCTGCTTTCATGAGTACAGTTTCTACTTCTATTAATTGGGGTGCTTCTTATTTAACTAATGATTTATATTTGCGTTTTTTTAAGCCTTCTGCGTCTCAAGCTGAGTTGGTTTTGATGGGGCGACTTGCTTCGGTATTGGTGACGGTGGTGGGCGCTGTGGCTGCTTTTTTTGCTCAAGATATTGCTACGGTGTTTCGTTTGGTGATCGCCATTGGCACAGGTCCGGGTTTGGTGTTAATTTTACGATGGTATTGGTGGCGCATTAATGCGGTGGCTGAGTTAACGGCGATGGTGACTGGTTTTATTATCGGTTTAGTCAGTACAATCCCTAATCTTAATTTATTCCCTGCGGATTTCGGTTTAAGGTTAATGATGATTTCGGGTATTACGGCGGTAATGTGGATTACGGCAATGTTTTTGACTCCTCCTGAGTCGGAGGAAACTTTAACTAAGTTTTATTTACGGGTGCGCCCAGCCGGTTTAGGATGGCAAAGGCAACAGGAAGCAACGGGGGTTCAACCTATACAAAATCTTGGTTTAGATTTGCAACGAGTCGTTGCTGGGGTAATGATTTTATTTGGCGCGATGTTAGCTATTGGTGGTTTTCTGTTGTTTAAATCTCTCACTGCTTGGGTGTCGCTGGTGGTGGGGGCGCTGGGTTATTTCTGGTTACGCCGTCTTAATAAACGGGGGAGGGCGCCTTTCCCCCGCCCCGGTAGTTAG
- a CDS encoding aldo/keto reductase: protein MNTKKLGTTDIEVSALGIGTWAWGDAFFWNYGANYGENDVEEAFNATIATGVNFFDTAEVYGNGKSEQLLGEFIKKTGHNVQIATKYAPLPWRLSPDAVKGAVTNSLQRLQLSYIPLYQVHWPFMLMSQNTLLNALADEVEAGRIGAVGVSNYSAEEMKKATEILGKRNIPLAVNQVKYSLITRKVESKGIIKTAQDLGVTILAYSPLAQGLLTGKYNPDNPQKPDGGRKLDPRFSANGLKELAPVLNCLRELGLKYDKTPAQIALNWLMAQDNVIPIPGAKNARQAQENGGALTFSLSADEVAKLEDISRPWLNS, encoded by the coding sequence ATGAACACCAAAAAGCTAGGCACAACAGACATAGAAGTATCAGCATTAGGTATTGGCACATGGGCTTGGGGTGATGCGTTTTTTTGGAATTACGGCGCCAACTACGGTGAAAACGATGTGGAAGAAGCCTTTAACGCCACCATTGCCACGGGGGTTAACTTTTTTGATACAGCGGAAGTTTATGGTAACGGTAAATCAGAGCAATTATTGGGAGAATTTATCAAAAAAACTGGGCATAATGTGCAGATTGCCACTAAATACGCGCCCTTGCCTTGGCGATTATCTCCCGATGCGGTGAAGGGCGCTGTTACCAACAGTCTGCAACGTTTACAACTATCTTACATCCCTTTATATCAAGTTCATTGGCCTTTCATGTTGATGAGTCAAAATACTTTACTTAACGCCTTAGCCGATGAAGTGGAGGCTGGAAGAATCGGCGCGGTGGGGGTGAGTAACTATTCGGCGGAGGAGATGAAAAAAGCAACGGAAATTTTAGGCAAAAGAAATATACCCCTAGCGGTCAATCAAGTCAAATATTCCCTCATCACTCGTAAAGTAGAAAGCAAGGGCATTATTAAAACCGCTCAAGATTTAGGCGTAACAATTCTCGCCTATAGCCCTTTAGCCCAAGGATTACTAACTGGTAAGTATAACCCAGATAATCCTCAAAAACCAGACGGAGGCAGGAAATTAGACCCTCGTTTTAGTGCTAATGGTTTAAAAGAACTTGCTCCTGTGTTAAACTGTTTACGAGAATTGGGACTAAAATATGATAAAACCCCTGCTCAAATTGCTTTAAATTGGTTAATGGCACAAGATAACGTTATCCCCATTCCGGGCGCTAAAAATGCTCGACAAGCCCAAGAAAACGGGGGGGCGCTGACTTTTTCCCTTTCGGCGGATGAAGTGGCAAAATTAGAAGATATTAGTCGCCCTTGGCTTAACAGTTAG
- a CDS encoding TIGR03792 family protein produces MVVEWLKFEVAKADQAVFLQYDELIWTRALERYDGFIQKQVWLEGDNKVICVIWWAHRQLWKQIPPDDLTAIEEEWGRALGLIPYNLLEVREFEVI; encoded by the coding sequence ATGGTGGTTGAATGGCTCAAATTTGAAGTTGCCAAAGCGGATCAAGCAGTATTTTTACAGTATGATGAGTTAATTTGGACAAGGGCGCTGGAACGTTATGATGGTTTTATCCAAAAACAAGTATGGTTAGAGGGTGATAATAAGGTTATTTGCGTGATTTGGTGGGCGCATCGTCAGTTATGGAAACAGATACCTCCTGATGATTTGACGGCTATTGAAGAGGAATGGGGTCGGGCGCTGGGCTTAATTCCTTATAATTTATTAGAAGTAAGAGAGTTTGAGGTCATTTAA
- a CDS encoding Uma2 family endonuclease, with the protein MLTPQLENLLINQKLINAETDTLFSINNISWLQYEILLNKLDDIAKFRIKYCEGILTIMSPSRNHEILKKRIAILLEIYLIEHNINYYPTGSTTFRKEEKRGGLEPDKSYCFHELKEYPDLAIEVIFASIDSLQIYHKLGVKEVWFWQNEQLFIYHLCSENTLEFSSNYGYELIEYSKLFPNLNITIFTEYIKHPNPLIASKNFRQSFNLS; encoded by the coding sequence ATGTTGACTCCACAACTAGAAAATTTATTGATTAATCAAAAGTTAATAAATGCAGAAACAGATACTTTATTTAGTATCAATAATATCTCTTGGCTACAATACGAAATTTTATTAAATAAACTGGATGATATTGCTAAATTTAGAATTAAGTATTGCGAAGGAATTTTAACGATTATGTCTCCTAGTCGTAACCATGAAATATTAAAAAAACGTATAGCAATTTTACTAGAAATTTATTTAATAGAACATAATATTAATTATTATCCTACTGGTTCGACAACTTTCCGTAAAGAAGAAAAAAGAGGAGGATTAGAACCAGATAAAAGTTATTGTTTTCATGAATTAAAAGAATATCCAGATTTAGCTATTGAAGTAATATTTGCTAGTATTGATTCTCTACAGATTTACCACAAATTAGGCGTTAAAGAAGTCTGGTTTTGGCAAAATGAACAATTATTTATTTATCATTTATGCTCAGAGAATACATTAGAATTTAGCTCAAATTATGGATATGAATTAATAGAATATAGTAAATTATTCCCTAACCTAAACATCACAATATTTACTGAGTATATTAAACATCCTAACCCTTTAATTGCCTCAAAGAATTTTCGTCAATCGTTTAATTTATCTTGA